One segment of Vallicoccus soli DNA contains the following:
- a CDS encoding prepilin peptidase has product MLAPTVAASALLGLLVGSFLNVVVHRVPAGLSVVHPPSACPGCDARIAAYDNVPVLSWLVLRGRCRRCRTGISVRYPLVELGTACLFAVVAWRLGASWELPAYLWLAGVAVPLALIDLDVRRLPDAIVLPAYPVSAALLALASEGTGEWGALLRAGAGGLLLFALYLLLAVAQPGGMGFGDVKLAGVLGLHLGWLGWGTLVVGGFLGFLLGGAVGLALMAAGRAGRRSAIPFGPSMLAGALLAVLCGEALAGLYVDLLL; this is encoded by the coding sequence GTGCTCGCCCCCACCGTCGCTGCAAGCGCTCTCCTCGGGCTGCTCGTCGGCTCGTTCCTCAACGTCGTCGTCCACCGCGTGCCCGCGGGGCTCTCGGTGGTCCATCCGCCGAGCGCCTGCCCCGGCTGCGACGCGCGGATCGCCGCGTACGACAACGTGCCGGTGCTCTCGTGGCTCGTGCTGCGGGGGCGCTGCCGCCGCTGCCGCACGGGCATCAGCGTGCGGTACCCGCTCGTCGAGCTCGGGACCGCGTGCCTGTTCGCGGTCGTGGCCTGGCGGCTGGGGGCGTCGTGGGAGCTGCCGGCGTACCTCTGGCTGGCCGGCGTCGCCGTGCCGCTCGCGCTCATCGACCTCGACGTGCGGCGGCTGCCGGACGCGATCGTCCTGCCGGCCTACCCGGTCAGCGCGGCCCTGCTCGCGCTGGCGTCCGAGGGGACGGGGGAGTGGGGCGCGCTGCTGCGCGCCGGGGCGGGCGGCCTGCTGCTCTTCGCGCTCTACCTCCTGCTGGCCGTGGCCCAGCCCGGGGGCATGGGCTTCGGCGACGTGAAGCTCGCGGGCGTGCTCGGCCTGCACCTCGGCTGGCTCGGCTGGGGGACGCTCGTGGTGGGCGGCTTCCTCGGCTTCCTGCTGGGCGGGGCGGTCGGCCTCGCCCTCATGGCGGCGGGGCGCGCCGGCCGGCGCAGCGCCATCCCCTTCGGCCCCAGCATGCTCGCGGGCGCGCTCCTGGCCGTCCTGTGCGGCGAGGCGCTCGCCGGCCTCTACGTCGACCTCCTGCTCTGA